The following are from one region of the Coffea eugenioides isolate CCC68of chromosome 2, Ceug_1.0, whole genome shotgun sequence genome:
- the LOC113758627 gene encoding protein DETOXIFICATION 33-like, translating to MGALTLNDDHHGVARMQNNKPTPVFCSSLPCVTALLTETIILIICIMHIFDEKAEEETDSSAAMEPIMSLEIEEKEDKQRKRVGGKKICGRSWNESKKMWEIAAPAILTAVAQFSFEFVTAAFIGHLGEVELAAVSVVQNVIEGFVYGIMLGMGSALETLCGQAVGAGQFEMLGVYMQRSCIITLVTALLLSPFYIFTAPLLKLLHQDPRISHLAGKYALWVIPQLFAYALNFPIQKFLQGQSKIWVMTIISLVMLGIHVLLNWIFVTMLGHGLLGAAVAGNISWWLMVLAQIIYVVGGFFPEAWTGFSSLAFKQLASFVKFSLASAIMLCLELWYFTVVILMVGWLKNPEIAVDAVSICMNLQLWTLMITLGFNAAVSVRVSNELGAGRPKAAKFSTVVAVTTSTIFGIIFTVIILATKGQFPRIFSDKPEVIRETSKLGYFLAATVFLNSIQPVLHGVAVGAGWQFSVALVNVGCYYVFGLPFGALLGYKFKLGVKGIWAGMLAGCLLQTVILVVNVFRANWSNEALQAEERVRSYAVTPLPQDEIDAIEMLDAPTSC from the exons ATGGGGGCTCTTACCCTCAATGATGATCATCATGGGGTAGCACGAATGCAGAATAACAAACCTACCCCTGTATTCTGCTCCAGTCTACCATGCGTGACTGCTTTATTG ACAGAAACCATTATATTAATTATTTGCATCATGCATATATTTGATGAGAAAGCTGAGGAAGAAACGGATTCTAGTGCTGCAATGGAACCAATAATGAGTCTTGAGATAGAGGAAAAGGAAGATAAGCAGCGAAAGCGAGTTGGTGGGAAAAAGATTTGTGGGAGGAGCTGGAATGAATCGAAGAAAATGTGGGAGATTGCAGCTCCGGCTATACTTACAGCGGTAGCTCAGTTTTCTTTCGAGTTTGTCACGGCTGCATTCATCGGCCATTTGGGGGAAGTCGAGCTTGCTGCTGTCTCCGTTGTGCAAAATGTCATTGAAGGCTTTGTATATGGAATAATG CTAGGAATGGGAAGTGCCCTTGAGACCCTCTGTGGTCAGGCTGTTGGAGCAGGACAATTTGAAATGCTTGGGGTGTACATGCAGAGATCCTGCATAATTACTTTAGTTACTGCATTGCTGTTATCACCGTTTTACATCTTCACAGCACCATTGCTAAAGCTGCTTCACCAAGATCCAAGAATTTCCCATCTTGCCGGGAAGTATGCACTGTGGGTGATTCCTCAATTGTTTGCATATGCATTGAACTTCCCGATACAGAAGTTTCTTCAAGGTCAAAGCAAAATATGGGTCATGACGATAATTTCATTGGTGATGTTGGGAATTCATGTtctgttgaattggatttttgtgaCGATGCTTGGGCATGGCCTGCTTGGTGCGGCTGTTGCTGGAAACATCTCTTGGTGGCTTATGGTATTGGCTCAGATAATATACGTCGTCGGAGGGTTTTTCCCTGAAGCATGGACCGGATTTTCTTCATTAGCATTCAAACAACTTGCTTCTTTCGTCAAGTTCTCTCTTGCATCAGCTATCATGCTATG CTTGGAGCTTTGGTATTTTACTGTAGTGATCCTTATGGTAGGCTGGTTAAAGAATCCGGAAATTGCAGTAGATGCTGTATCAATCTG CATGAACTTGCAACTATGGACGTTGATGATCACTCTAGGTTTCAATGCAGCCGTTAG CGTACGTGTTTCAAATGAACTTGGAGCTGGACGCCCAAAAGCTGCAAAATTCTCAACCGTGGTGGCCGTCACCACATCCAcgatatttgggataattttcaCGGTCATAATTCTTGCAACTAAGGGACAGTTCCCCAGGATCTTTTCTGACAAACCTGAGGTCATAAGGGAGACATCCAAGTTAGGCTATTTCCTAGCAGCAACAGTCTTCCTCAATAGCATCCAACCTGTGCTTCATG GAGTGGCAGTTGGAGCAGGGTGGCAGTTTTCAGTGGCACTGGTGAACGTTGGGTGTTACTACGTATTTGGCCTTCCTTTCGGTGCCTTGCTGGGTTACAAATTCAAACTCGGCGTAAAAGGCATCTGGGCAGGGATGTTAGCCGGTTGCCTGCTTCAAACAGTCATTTTGGTTGTGAACGTTTTCCGGGCTAACTGGAGCAACGAG GCATTGCAAGCAGAAGAGCGGGTGAGGTCGTATGCAGTAACGCCGCTGCCCCAAGATGAGATTGACGCAATTGAGATGTTGGATGCTCCGACTTCCTGCTAA